The Pseudomonadota bacterium sequence ACAGGTGGACCTGGTTCTCAGTGATATTCATATGCCTGAAATGGATGGTATTACTTTGCTGGAAAAGGTTAAGAAAAACAGGGCACTGTGCCACATACCAGTTGTTATGGTGACCACGGAAGCCCGGGAGCAGCTGGTCAGTAAAGTGATGGAATTGGGAGCTTCTGGTTATATTAGCAAACCGTTTCGTCCTGAAGAGATAAAACAGTTGTTGCAGAGAATTTTAGGAGTTGAAGATGCTGGAGATGACAAGACAGAATTTGAGGAAGGTGATTTCTAATGTTTTGGAAAGTATGTTTTTCATCTTTATTGAACCGGTTTCCGCCAGCGAATGTGCCAGGGACCTGACTGGTGTAAATTTCCACCAAGTCCAAATTTCATTAATCGGTCCTCAACAAAAGCTGGATCTTGATTTCTTTTTTGCTGTTTCTCTGGCTGAGCAGATGGCCGCAAACTTTCTCGGAGTAGATATCTGCGATGTCAATAATTTACAGGTTTTGGATGTTTTGAAAGAAGTGGTTAATATGGTAGCTGGCGGTTTAGTCAATATATGCGATCCCGATGGCAGTATACTGCTTGGTATCCCGAATATTCCTGAAACCGCAGTTCCGGGAGAGGATATAATAATTAATAGCGAGTTAAACTGCTATGGTTCAGATGACGGATATCTTTTAGTTCGCTGCCTGGGGAATTAATGCCTTTTGATTTGAAGCCGGAAGTTTCCAATACACACATGTGCACAATTACAAAAGGGCAGGTAGGCTAATGCGGGAACATATCCCGTAACCCAAACGGACTTTTACGGCCCGCAAATAAGTACTCTTATCAGAACATTTTCTTGTTAAAAAAACAAGAAAATAACCTGTAAGGTACTAAAGTTTTGTCCTTGCCTGACGATGATAATTACCTAAATTAAGCGATTAGCTTTTAGCATTTAGTTATTAGCTCAATGATTACAAGATGTTTAATATTATACATGTTCACCCGATGGGTGTTGTTACTAATCAACGTAAAGCCCTGATTATTAAAGGCTAAATGCTAATGGCTAACCGCTAATAGCTCAGCTTAGGAATTAATATTATTAAGCTTGCAGCCTAACAAAGAAGATGGATCAGGAAATCATGAACGATATTACCACAGAAAGCAGCGGGAACTCAGCGGGACAAGTTTCATCTATAACAATTCTGAATGAATTGGATGTTCAGCTGAAGATAATGAACGATAAAATTGATAACGTATTAAATTTATTGAATTTGTATATGGAATTTGAAGAGGTGGTCCGCAGCTTTATTCTTGAAGATAATCCAAGTCTGGAAAAGCAGCTTGAAGCTATTGAGGAATGTAAAGCTGATCTTGAGCCGGAAAGCATAACTGATGATCTGGAAAACCTGGTTGAA is a genomic window containing:
- a CDS encoding response regulator, which encodes MAFNLLIVDDSVSIRQIIKRVISISGFVTGDIYEAENGLEAIKVLAGKQVDLVLSDIHMPEMDGITLLEKVKKNRALCHIPVVMVTTEAREQLVSKVMELGASGYISKPFRPEEIKQLLQRILGVEDAGDDKTEFEEGDF